In Hydra vulgaris chromosome 06, alternate assembly HydraT2T_AEP, a genomic segment contains:
- the LOC124814905 gene encoding small ribosomal subunit protein uS14, which yields MLSSLAQRLLLPSVILKEVLNRTLSSTTLLQKYYVQKNYLKRWARRDMKRRELFKEFEFERSSLRAIAKSDILPTSVKMRASEDLANLPRDSSITRIRHRCTLTDRARGVVIKYRISRIKFRDYADKGLISGYTRSSW from the coding sequence ATGCTTAGTTCGTTGGCACAACGACTTCTTTTACCGTCTGTAATTCTCAAAGAAGTTTTGAATCGGACTTTAAGTTCAACGACATTGTTGCAAAAGTACTACgtgcaaaaaaactatttgaagaGATGGGCTCGCCGAGACATGAAGAGAAGagaactttttaaagaattcgAATTTGAAAGAAGTAGTCTCCGCGCCATTGCCAAGTCAGATATTTTGCCTACATCTGTAAAAATGCGAGCTTCTGAAGACCTGGCAAATTTACCTCGCGATAGTTCTATAACTCGCATTCGACATCGGTGTACTTTAACAGATAGAGCGCGAGGAGTTGTCATTAAATACAGAATATCTAGAATAAAGTTTAGAGACTACGCAGATAAAGGTCTTATATCTGGTTACACTAGGTCATCGTGGTAG
- the LOC100197255 gene encoding uncharacterized protein LOC100197255, with the protein MEVTQKPKSPIPSPNSIRNLSSKIISPKLKFDFNYRLNTGVRRKCSEKKYHPLKMIFVHDPLNLDSLASKSNGIESPNMRSPVPDRSCEFQPRLLQPVDLRDPLSLNCLDDTAQILTPLRKRRKRKRRFSAGDPYDTLSFSMTEISPKKSSFKFDTQKNNVCDDLLIRSDPSCIECKKEKTTFEKKDIYRSLTKPNLLCEKKKKKEKTFTYGNYIKSTKDDERLSCFSKQWFFNKNCLDIGCNNGKVTLEILKRFDPSFITGVDIDDRLIKLARSYARNSYMPLRQRFPVSIKQTYGPILNTRILQQGLSGNICFITQNYVPCELDDLSKIKEEYDTITCLSVTMWVQLNFGDSGLKRMFKKIFMQLKPGGKLLLEPQLLKSYKKKKNLSITILHHFKNIKLFPNDFVRYLLSKEIGFATSECLIYTHHKKTGGRPLFLLTKSSGSNIV; encoded by the exons gAGTACGCCGAAAATGTAGTGAGAAAAAATATCACCCATTAAAGATGATATTTGTGCATGATCCATTGAACTTAGATTCATTAGCAAGCAAATCAAATGGTATTGAATCACCCAATATGAGGTCACCAGTTCCTGATCGTTCTTGCGAGTTTCAACCAAGACTTCTTCAACCAGTCGATTTACGAGATCCTTTAAGTCTCAATTGTCTTGATGATACCGCTCAAATACTTACACCATTGCGTAAGCGGCGTAAGAGAAAGAGAAGATTTTCAGCTGGAGATCCCTATGATACTCTTTCTTTTTCTATGACAGAAATTAGCcctaaaaaatcttcttttaaatttgacacacaaaaaaacaatgtatgTGATGATCTTTTGATTAGATCAGATCCTTCATGTATTGAATGTAAAAAGGAAAagacaacttttgaaaaaaaagatatttatagaAGTTTAACTAAGCCTAATTTGTTatgtgaaaaaaagaaaaaaaaagaaaaaacatttacatatgGCAATTACATAAAGTCAACAAAAGATGATGAGCGGCTCAGTTGTTTCAGTAAACAgtggttttttaacaaaaattgtctaGACATAGGGTGTAATAATGGAAAAGTgacacttgaaattttaaaacgatTTGATCCAAGTTTCATAACTGGTGTAGATATTGACGATCGACTTATTAAGTTAGCAAGAAGTTATGCTCGAAATTCATATATGCCATTAAGACAGAGATTTCCTGTATCTATAAAACAAACATATGGACCAATCCTAAATACACGAATACTTCAACAAGGATTATCTGGAAATATTTGCTTTATAACA cAAAACTATGTACCATGTGAACTGGACGATCTCAGTAAAATTAAAGAAGAGTATGATACTATCACATGTCTAAGCGTAACAATGTGGGTACAACTGAATTTTGGTGACTCGGGtcttaaaagaatgtttaaaaaaatatttatgcagcTGAAACCAGGGGGTAAACTTCTTTTAGAACCACAACTTTTGAAatcatataaaaagaaaaagaatctTTCT ATAACCATACTTCATCATTTTAAGAACATAAAACTTTTCCCAAATGATTTTGTAAGGTATCTTCTTTCTAAAGAAATTGGATTTGCTACCAGCGAGTGTCTCATTTACACGCACCATAAAAAAAcag gtggaagaccgctcTTTCTTCTTACAAAAAGTTCGGGATCTAATATAGTTTAg